The Streptomyces sp. V3I7 genome segment CGCTACATAGCCCGCTGGTGCGCGCGCCGCGGCCTGACCCCCAACCAGGTCACCACCGCCTCGCTGCTCACCGCCCTGATCGCGGCGGCCTGCGCGGCCACCGGCACCCGCACCGGCTTCGTCGCGGCCGGCGTCCTGCTGCTCTGCTCGTTCGTCCTGGACTGCACGGACGGCCAGCTGGCCCGCTACTCGCTCCAGTACTCCACGCTCGGCGCCTGGCTCGACGCCACCTTCGACCGGGCCAAGGAGTACGCCTACTACGCCGGCCTCGCCCTCGGCGCGGCCCGCGGCGGCCATGACGATGTATGGGCCCTCGCGCTCGGCGCCATGATCCTGCAGACCTGCCGGCACGTCGTGGACTTCTCCTTCAACGAGGCCAACCACGACGCCACCGCCAACACCAGCCCCACCGCCGCCCTCTCCGGAAAGCTCGACAGCGTCGGCTGGACGGTCTGGGTGCGCCGGATGATAGTGCTGCCCATCGGTGAGCGCTGGGCCATGATCGCCGTCCTCACCGCGTTCACCACGCCCCGCATCACCTTCTACGTCCTGCTCGTCGGCTGTGCCATCGCCGCGACGTACACCACGGCCGGGCGCGTGCTTCGCTCGCTGACCCGCAAGGCCGTGGGGGTCCCCCCAGGCGTTGAGCACGGGGGGAGCACCGACCGGGCCGCGCAGGCGCTGGCAGACCTGGCCGACAACGGCCCCCTCGCCACGGGCACCGCCCGCGTGACGCGCGCGATCGGCTCCCCGCTGCTCATCGCGCTGGCCGGCACGGCCGTCCTCGCCGTCTCCCTCTTCTCCGGTGTGACCTGGGCGCCCGTCGCGGGCGCCGTCGTCTACACCATCACCTCCGGCCTGGCGCTGCGCCGCCCCCTCAAGGGCGCCCTCGACTGGCTGGTGCCGCCCGTCCTGCGCGCCGCCGAGTACGGGACCGTCCTGGTCCTGGCGGCCAAGGCGGACGTGAACGGAGCCCTTCCGGCAGCTTTCGGGCTGGTTGCGGCCGTCGCCTACCATCACTACGACACGGTGTACCGCATCCGCGGCGACGCCGGAGCGCCGCCGGCCTGGCTGGTGCGCGCCATCGGGGGGCAGGAGGGGCGGACGCTGCTCGTCACCGTCCTCGCCGCGCTGCTCACCGCCCCGCAGTTCACGCTCGCGCTCACGGTCCTCGCCGTGGCCGTGGCTCTGCTGGTGCTCGTCGAGAGCATCCGCTTCTGGGTGTCCGCCCACCAGGGTGGCGCGCCCGCCGTACACGACGAAGGAGAAACCGCATGATCGGCCTTGTGCTGGCGGCCGGCGCCGGACGGCGTCTGCGTCCCTACACCGACACCCTGCCCAAGGCTCTGGTGCCGGTGGGTCCGGAGGGCGACGAGGAGTCGCTGACGGTGCTGGACCTGACTCTGGGGAACTTCGCCGAGGTGGGTCTGTCGGAGGTCGCGGTCATCGTCGGCTACCGCAAGGAGGCCGTGTACGAGCGGAAGGCGGCGCTGGAGGCGAAGTACGGCCTGAAGCTGACGCTGATCGACAACGACAAGGCCGAGGAGTGGAACAACGCCTACTCCCTGTGGTGCGGGCGGGACGCGCTGAAGGACGGTGTGATCCTCGCCAACGGTGACACGGTGCACCCGGTCTCGGTCGAGAAGACGCTGCTGGCCGCCCGTGGTGAGG includes the following:
- a CDS encoding phosphocholine cytidylyltransferase family protein codes for the protein MIGLVLAAGAGRRLRPYTDTLPKALVPVGPEGDEESLTVLDLTLGNFAEVGLSEVAVIVGYRKEAVYERKAALEAKYGLKLTLIDNDKAEEWNNAYSLWCGRDALKDGVILANGDTVHPVSVEKTLLAARGEGRRIILALDTVKSLADEEMKVVVDPAKGVQRITKLMDPAEATGEYIGVTLIEGDAAAELADALRTTFERDPDLYYEDGYQELVNRGFKVDVAPIGDVRWVEIDNHDDLAKGREIACQY
- a CDS encoding DUF5941 domain-containing protein, producing the protein MSTAILTGQPVPGSSLESDLRSLGFEVRVASGTSDAETLLATVPSDERVAVVDARFVGHVHALRLGLTDPRFPLAAVPGAVTAQPAGRQALTRAMARETSAAGDTLATAGPTAPPAASEQAGAGAVTAVDALADRIGAALDADGVDVHRPDLGSLVAAVPADPQARNEARQAVAGVDDEAVRLKTAVKARDGFFTTFCISPYSRYIARWCARRGLTPNQVTTASLLTALIAAACAATGTRTGFVAAGVLLLCSFVLDCTDGQLARYSLQYSTLGAWLDATFDRAKEYAYYAGLALGAARGGHDDVWALALGAMILQTCRHVVDFSFNEANHDATANTSPTAALSGKLDSVGWTVWVRRMIVLPIGERWAMIAVLTAFTTPRITFYVLLVGCAIAATYTTAGRVLRSLTRKAVGVPPGVEHGGSTDRAAQALADLADNGPLATGTARVTRAIGSPLLIALAGTAVLAVSLFSGVTWAPVAGAVVYTITSGLALRRPLKGALDWLVPPVLRAAEYGTVLVLAAKADVNGALPAAFGLVAAVAYHHYDTVYRIRGDAGAPPAWLVRAIGGQEGRTLLVTVLAALLTAPQFTLALTVLAVAVALLVLVESIRFWVSAHQGGAPAVHDEGETA